From Arachis stenosperma cultivar V10309 chromosome 2, arast.V10309.gnm1.PFL2, whole genome shotgun sequence, one genomic window encodes:
- the LOC130963168 gene encoding uncharacterized protein LOC130963168, with product MDKNIRHFYNLASVRRNNRINALVINERLIRNQVRIKIVIREFYKDLYHHERSLIVGFRDELVNRIDEEDSVVLERMSTVEEVKDEILDCESSKAPNSDGYNMNFIKKCCDEIGSEFTASMLDFFRSARIPSYSNIMWVSLAPKFNKAKKIKDLRPINMVGCFYKVISKVLVRRIGSVMSNLVGETQSAFVKGQKIHDETFITCETVQ from the coding sequence ATGGACAAAAATATTAGACACTTCTATAATTTGGCATCGGTAAGGAGGAACAATAGAATTAATGCACTGGTAATTAATGAAAGGTTGATAAGAAATCAAGTTAGAATAAAGATTGTTATTAGAGAGTTTTATAAGGATTTGTATCATCATGAGAGATCTCTGATTGTGGGGTTTAGAGACGAGTTAGTGAATCGAATAGATGAAGAAGATTCTGTAGTATTGGAGAGAATGTCAACGGTAGAAGAGGTTAAAGATGAGATTTTAGACTGTGAATCATCTAAGGCTCCAAATAGTGATGGATATAACATGAATTTCATTAAAAAGTGCTGTGATGAGATTGGTTCAGAGTTCACGGCATCTATGCTGGATTTCTTTCGGTCAGCCAGGATACCTTCTTACTCAAATATTATGTGGGTGTCTCTAGCACCTAAGTTCAATAAAGCTAAGAAAATTAAGGACCTTCGACCGATTAACATGGTGGGTTGCTTCTACAAGGTAATCTCTAAAGTGTTGGTAAGAAGGATAGGATCAGTGATGTCAAATCTAGTAGGGGAGACACAGAGCGCATTTGTTAAAGGTCAGAAAATACATGATGAGACATTTATTACATGTGAAACAGTGCAATAG